A part of Paenibacillus sp. IHBB 10380 genomic DNA contains:
- a CDS encoding nicotinate-nucleotide adenylyltransferase → MKIGIMGGTFDPIHIGHLLAAESARDSFQLDGIWFMPSHIPPHKEIAGATGEQRLTMVAAAIADHPSFRMIDLEVRRGGISYTMDTIKELQQTYTEVNFHFIIGADMVNYLPKWDRIEELSQMITFIGVGRPGSSLEIDALPSYLQGKVLLADMPLVDISSTEIRERAMSGHSIRYMVPEPVHEYIVRSGIYEI, encoded by the coding sequence ATGAAGATAGGTATCATGGGTGGAACTTTCGATCCGATTCATATAGGGCACCTGTTGGCGGCGGAATCTGCCAGAGACTCTTTTCAATTGGATGGAATCTGGTTTATGCCAAGTCACATTCCACCTCACAAAGAGATCGCTGGAGCAACAGGAGAGCAGCGCTTAACGATGGTAGCTGCTGCTATTGCGGATCATCCTTCTTTTCGAATGATTGATTTGGAAGTGCGTAGGGGTGGTATTTCATATACCATGGATACGATCAAAGAGCTTCAGCAAACCTATACAGAAGTGAATTTCCATTTCATTATTGGTGCCGATATGGTCAATTATTTACCTAAGTGGGATCGAATTGAGGAATTGTCACAGATGATCACCTTTATTGGTGTAGGGCGTCCGGGATCCTCCTTAGAAATTGATGCATTACCTTCATATTTACAAGGTAAAGTACTCCTAGCTGACATGCCACTTGTGGATATTTCTTCGACTGAGATAAGAGAAAGGGCTATGTCGGGTCACTCGATTCGGTATATGGTCCCAGAACCTGTACATGAATATATCGTAAGGAGCGGGATTTATGAGATATAG
- the yqeK gene encoding bis(5'-nucleosyl)-tetraphosphatase (symmetrical) YqeK, whose product MRYSRDQLIEAVSSQMPEKRWQHTQGVMDSAIKLAHQYGADAEKAELSSILHDVAKYWPVQKLKSVLQDKQLSNELLLYSKQLWHAEVGAYVAKYDYGMDDIEVLDAIRYHTSGRIGMTLMDKIVCLADYIEPGRDYPGVNNIRELANHSLEEGLVAGFDSTITLLVSRKQIIYPLTVLARNDLIKQLEANS is encoded by the coding sequence ATGAGATATAGTCGTGATCAACTCATTGAAGCTGTGTCCTCGCAAATGCCAGAGAAGCGCTGGCAGCATACACAGGGTGTTATGGATTCAGCCATAAAGCTGGCTCATCAATATGGTGCTGATGCAGAGAAAGCTGAGTTGTCTTCTATACTACATGATGTGGCAAAGTATTGGCCTGTACAGAAATTGAAGAGCGTATTACAAGATAAGCAATTATCGAATGAACTCCTGTTATATAGCAAACAATTGTGGCATGCTGAAGTAGGGGCATATGTAGCAAAGTATGATTATGGAATGGATGATATTGAGGTGCTAGATGCTATTCGTTATCATACATCAGGCCGTATTGGAATGACCTTGATGGACAAGATTGTATGCCTAGCTGACTATATCGAACCTGGAAGAGATTACCCTGGTGTGAATAATATTCGGGAACTCGCCAACCATAGTTTAGAAGAGGGTCTTGTGGCCGGTTTTGATTCCACAATAACGCTGTTAGTATCACGAAAACAAATTATTTATCCGTTAACTGTATTGGCACGTAATGATTTAATTAAGCAATTGGAGGCGAATTCATGA